The Echinicola rosea genome has a segment encoding these proteins:
- a CDS encoding ROK family protein: MSNQNEHFLGVDVGGTHLKIGKVSQQGDIVSFDKEDTSHYKEDPKGFNSCFVDVIGKYLSKYPDINKVGIGLPGLINKARTTTLEIPAIPELDGFDLKGALLDKYPEKSFFLENDASAAAMGEFKFASSKPTANFLFITMGTGIGSAAVVDGKIFKGARGNAMEMGHMLSRGNARLETIIGRNGILNILERMINAYPQKSGELMDKELGTHLLVDTAREGNEVSLLTFEEVGSILGEAIVSTIRILDVNEVYFGGGISAGLEFMMPALEKTVRQYLTHYYTNDLQLKKATLGNNAGTQGAAALCF, from the coding sequence ATGAGTAATCAAAACGAACACTTTCTGGGTGTAGATGTAGGGGGAACCCACCTAAAAATTGGTAAAGTGAGCCAGCAAGGAGATATCGTTTCCTTTGATAAAGAAGATACCAGTCATTATAAGGAAGACCCCAAAGGCTTTAATTCCTGTTTTGTGGATGTTATTGGCAAGTACTTGTCAAAATATCCTGATATCAATAAAGTAGGCATCGGCCTGCCGGGCTTGATCAATAAAGCGCGTACCACCACACTGGAGATTCCTGCGATCCCCGAACTCGACGGATTTGACCTGAAAGGGGCGCTTTTGGACAAGTATCCAGAAAAAAGCTTTTTTCTTGAAAATGACGCGAGTGCAGCGGCCATGGGAGAATTTAAGTTTGCCTCCTCCAAGCCTACTGCTAATTTCCTGTTTATCACCATGGGAACTGGTATCGGCAGCGCCGCTGTGGTGGATGGGAAGATTTTTAAGGGAGCACGCGGCAATGCTATGGAAATGGGGCATATGCTTTCCAGGGGAAATGCCCGCTTGGAAACCATTATTGGTAGAAATGGCATTTTGAATATCCTTGAGCGAATGATCAATGCTTATCCCCAAAAGTCCGGCGAGCTGATGGATAAAGAATTAGGAACACATTTGCTGGTAGATACTGCAAGAGAAGGAAATGAAGTCTCCTTGCTTACTTTTGAAGAAGTGGGCAGCATTCTTGGAGAGGCGATCGTATCTACCATTCGGATTTTGGATGTCAATGAGGTTTATTTTGGAGGAGGAATTTCAGCTGGCCTTGAATTTATGATGCCCGCATTGGAAAAGACCGTAAGGCAATATCTTACGCATTATTATACCAACGACCTCCAGCTCAAAAAGGCCACGTTGGGCAATAATGCCGGTACCCAAGGTGCTGCGGCATTGTGTTTTTAG
- a CDS encoding deoxynucleoside kinase: MHIAIAGNIGSGKTTLAKKLGHHYGWKVELEDVEANPYLEDFYADMKKWSFHLQVYFLNSRFNQIKEISQSSVSTVQDRTIYEDAYIFAANLHQSGCFEDRDYQNYLKLFHSMMAYASPPDLLIYLRADIPKLVSQIEKRGRDYETTISIHYLRNLNMHYEDWIGHYDKGKLLIIDVNELDFVSKMEDFSFIVNQIDREINGLFS; this comes from the coding sequence ATGCACATCGCTATCGCTGGTAATATCGGAAGTGGCAAAACGACACTGGCAAAAAAACTTGGCCATCATTACGGCTGGAAGGTCGAGTTAGAAGATGTAGAGGCCAATCCTTATTTGGAGGATTTTTATGCGGACATGAAAAAGTGGTCCTTTCATCTACAGGTATATTTCCTGAACAGCCGCTTCAATCAAATTAAGGAAATTTCCCAATCATCGGTTTCGACGGTCCAAGACAGAACAATCTATGAAGACGCGTACATTTTTGCGGCAAACCTTCACCAGTCGGGATGCTTCGAAGACCGTGATTACCAAAATTACCTGAAGCTTTTCCATTCAATGATGGCGTATGCCTCGCCCCCTGACTTATTGATCTACCTTCGAGCAGATATTCCTAAACTGGTAAGCCAGATAGAAAAAAGAGGGCGTGATTACGAAACCACCATCAGCATCCATTATCTCAGAAACCTCAATATGCACTATGAAGACTGGATCGGTCACTATGACAAAGGCAAGCTGCTCATCATTGATGTGAATGAACTGGATTTTGTTTCCAAAATGGAGGATTTTAGCTTCATCGTCAATCAGATCGACAGGGAAATCAATGGGCTGTTTTCTTGA
- a CDS encoding DNA gyrase/topoisomerase IV subunit A, with the protein MSDIENNGQGENGDALHDSVPVTGMYQEWFLDYASYVILERAVPAIEDGFKPVQRRILHAMKEMDDGRFNKVANIIGQTMQYHPHGDASISDAIVNLGQKDLLIETQGNWGDIRTGDGAAAARYIEARLSKFALEVVFNPQTTEWQVSYDGRKREPVTLPVKFPLLLAQGVEGIAVGLSTKILPHNFCELINASVDILKGKKANIVPDFPTGGLADFSEYNEGLRGGKIKVRARIEEGDGKSLLIKDIPFGTTTTSLIDSIIKANDKGKIKIKKVVDNTAKDVEIQVFLAPGQSPDMTIDALYAFTDCEQSISPNSCVIIEDKPVFMGVNDILAYNTRQTKELLKRELEIRKGELMEKLLFSSLEKIFIENRIYRDIEECETWEDVIATIDKGLDPYKPDFYREITKDDIVRLTEIKIKRISKFDSFKADELMRKLEDELKEVEHHLEHLTEFAIDYYKNLLKKFGKGRERKTEIRNFETIQATVVAANNAKLYVNRKDGFIGTGLKKDEFVCDCSDLDDIIAFKKDGTCVVTRIQDKVFVGKDIIHVGIFRKGDERMVYNMIYLDGTSGRTMVKRFQILSVTRDREYVLTKGTKGSKVLYFTANANGEAEIVTVYLTQGSKARVKVFDYDFKELDIKGRGAGGNILTKYPVRKIQLKMEGVSTLGGLDVYYDEAVGRINTDERGKVIGNFLGDDKIIAFYKDGSYELTSYELTNRYDPNTLLLIEKFDPQAVISCVYFDGASKNHYVKRFNIETSTVNKKFNFISDHRKSTLDIVSTDKQPQVEVVLKKGKETEKVEYDLDMVIDVKGWKSVGNKLSAHPVKSIKLLEPVKKESPAKEEKGDKENLEVGSTIDLKVKDEEDDDKDQLGLFKNGK; encoded by the coding sequence ATGAGTGATATAGAAAATAACGGTCAAGGTGAAAATGGAGATGCATTGCATGACTCCGTGCCGGTGACCGGCATGTATCAAGAGTGGTTTTTAGATTATGCATCCTATGTGATCTTGGAGCGGGCGGTTCCTGCTATCGAGGATGGTTTTAAGCCCGTTCAGCGCAGGATCCTGCATGCGATGAAGGAAATGGACGATGGCCGCTTTAACAAGGTGGCCAATATCATCGGCCAAACCATGCAGTACCACCCTCATGGAGATGCTTCCATCAGTGACGCCATTGTCAATTTGGGCCAAAAAGACCTGCTGATCGAAACACAGGGAAACTGGGGCGATATCCGTACCGGTGATGGAGCAGCTGCAGCGCGATACATTGAAGCACGATTGTCCAAGTTTGCACTGGAAGTAGTCTTTAATCCACAAACCACGGAATGGCAGGTGTCCTATGATGGCAGGAAGCGGGAACCGGTAACGTTACCCGTAAAGTTTCCTTTGCTGTTGGCGCAAGGTGTAGAAGGGATTGCCGTAGGGCTTTCCACCAAGATCCTTCCCCATAACTTCTGCGAGCTGATCAATGCCTCTGTCGATATACTGAAGGGTAAAAAAGCCAATATTGTCCCTGACTTTCCCACCGGTGGCCTGGCAGATTTTTCGGAATATAATGAAGGCCTGCGAGGAGGGAAGATCAAAGTGCGTGCCCGGATCGAAGAAGGAGACGGCAAGAGCCTTTTGATCAAGGATATTCCTTTCGGGACGACGACCACTTCACTGATCGATTCCATCATCAAGGCAAATGACAAGGGCAAGATCAAGATCAAAAAGGTGGTGGACAATACCGCCAAAGACGTGGAAATACAAGTGTTTTTGGCTCCTGGCCAGTCCCCGGACATGACCATTGATGCCCTGTATGCCTTTACGGATTGTGAGCAGTCGATTTCTCCAAACTCCTGTGTGATTATCGAGGACAAACCGGTTTTCATGGGCGTAAATGATATCTTGGCCTACAATACCCGTCAGACCAAGGAGTTGCTGAAAAGGGAACTGGAGATCCGAAAAGGAGAGCTGATGGAGAAATTGCTCTTCTCTTCCTTGGAAAAGATATTTATAGAAAATAGGATTTACCGTGACATTGAGGAATGTGAGACATGGGAAGATGTCATTGCTACGATCGATAAGGGGCTGGATCCCTACAAGCCTGACTTTTACCGTGAAATCACAAAAGATGACATCGTACGACTGACGGAGATCAAGATCAAAAGGATTTCTAAGTTTGACAGTTTCAAAGCAGATGAGCTGATGCGGAAGCTGGAAGATGAGCTGAAAGAAGTCGAGCACCACTTGGAGCATCTCACGGAATTTGCCATAGACTATTATAAAAACCTCCTGAAGAAATTCGGAAAGGGCAGGGAAAGGAAAACAGAAATACGCAATTTTGAAACGATCCAAGCCACGGTGGTAGCAGCAAACAATGCAAAGTTGTATGTGAACCGAAAAGATGGATTTATCGGTACTGGGCTGAAAAAGGACGAGTTTGTTTGCGACTGTTCGGACCTTGATGATATCATTGCCTTTAAGAAGGATGGTACTTGTGTAGTGACCAGAATTCAGGACAAGGTATTCGTCGGCAAAGACATTATCCATGTGGGTATTTTCCGTAAGGGGGATGAACGGATGGTCTATAATATGATTTATCTGGATGGCACATCCGGGCGGACGATGGTGAAGCGCTTCCAGATCCTAAGCGTGACCCGTGACAGGGAATACGTCCTTACCAAAGGTACCAAAGGCTCCAAAGTGTTGTATTTTACTGCCAATGCCAATGGAGAAGCGGAGATCGTGACCGTTTACCTCACGCAAGGAAGCAAGGCAAGGGTGAAAGTCTTTGACTATGACTTTAAGGAATTGGATATCAAAGGCCGTGGGGCCGGAGGCAATATCCTGACTAAGTATCCTGTCAGAAAGATCCAGTTGAAGATGGAAGGGGTATCGACACTGGGCGGACTGGACGTGTACTATGACGAGGCTGTCGGCAGGATCAATACAGATGAAAGAGGCAAGGTGATCGGTAATTTCCTTGGGGACGATAAGATTATCGCTTTCTATAAAGATGGCAGTTATGAGCTCACCTCCTATGAATTGACCAATCGCTATGACCCCAACACGCTCTTGTTGATAGAGAAATTTGATCCGCAAGCGGTCATTTCATGTGTTTACTTTGATGGTGCCAGCAAAAATCATTACGTAAAGCGATTTAATATAGAGACGAGCACGGTAAACAAGAAATTTAATTTTATTTCCGATCACCGGAAGTCCACGTTGGATATTGTCTCCACGGACAAACAACCCCAAGTGGAGGTTGTCCTTAAAAAAGGCAAGGAAACCGAAAAAGTAGAATACGATCTGGACATGGTCATTGATGTGAAAGGGTGGAAGTCAGTTGGGAATAAGCTGAGTGCGCACCCCGTGAAAAGTATCAAACTACTGGAGCCGGTGAAAAAAGAATCTCCCGCCAAAGAGGAGAAAGGGGATAAGGAAAATTTGGAAGTCGGATCTACCATTGACCTGAAAGTAAAGGATGAGGAAGATGACGATAAGGATCAGCTAGGCTTGTTTAAGAATGGAAAGTAG
- a CDS encoding 3-hydroxyacyl-CoA dehydrogenase family protein, giving the protein MSKIAVIGSGTMGNGIAHVFAQHDHQVSLIDTNDKALEKALATISKNLDRQLSKGVIQTEEKESALANITTHTELADGVKNADIVVEAATEDTKLKLDIFRQLDQHCPKNTILATNTSSISITKIAAATNRPQQVIGMHFMNPVPIMPLVEVIKGYKTSKETTHQIMSIAKGLEKEPVAVNDYPGFVANRILMPMINEAIYSLYEGVAGVQEIDTVMKLGMAHPMGPLQLADFIGLDVCLSILNVLYEGLGNPKYAPCPLLVNMVEAGNKGVKSGEGFYKHLSGSKDLIVSERFKN; this is encoded by the coding sequence ATGTCAAAAATAGCCGTAATAGGATCTGGCACCATGGGGAATGGTATCGCCCATGTATTTGCCCAACATGACCATCAGGTATCGCTTATAGATACCAATGATAAAGCCTTGGAAAAAGCCTTGGCGACGATTTCCAAGAATTTGGACCGGCAGCTCTCCAAAGGGGTCATCCAGACAGAAGAAAAAGAGTCCGCATTGGCCAATATCACCACCCATACCGAATTGGCTGACGGCGTGAAAAACGCAGACATCGTGGTAGAAGCCGCCACCGAAGACACCAAACTAAAGCTGGATATTTTTCGCCAGCTGGATCAGCACTGCCCAAAAAACACCATTTTGGCCACGAACACTTCCTCCATTTCCATCACCAAAATAGCCGCTGCTACTAACCGGCCGCAGCAAGTTATCGGGATGCACTTCATGAATCCAGTTCCTATCATGCCGCTAGTAGAAGTCATCAAAGGATATAAAACGTCTAAAGAAACTACCCATCAGATCATGTCCATAGCAAAGGGACTGGAGAAGGAACCGGTAGCCGTAAATGACTACCCGGGTTTCGTCGCCAATCGTATCCTGATGCCCATGATCAATGAGGCGATTTACTCCCTGTATGAAGGTGTGGCTGGTGTACAGGAAATCGATACCGTCATGAAACTGGGCATGGCACATCCTATGGGACCACTGCAATTGGCAGACTTTATTGGACTGGATGTATGCCTTTCTATCCTAAATGTACTCTACGAAGGCCTGGGCAACCCGAAATACGCACCTTGCCCCTTACTGGTCAACATGGTCGAAGCAGGAAACAAGGGCGTCAAATCCGGGGAAGGTTTTTATAAGCACCTTTCAGGAAGTAAAGATCTTATCGTTTCAGAACGGTTTAAGAATTAA
- a CDS encoding CvfB family protein — protein sequence MKELGKISTLPITRFTANGAYLNLSNGEEVLLPKGYLLGDEKEGEEVAVFVYTDSEDRPVAITDRPVALVDEFAVMEVKEVTKFGAFMEWGLPKDLFVPISEMGKPMRQGEQHLVMICVDFKTNRLIGVSKYQDFMLSDTAVFEEGQEVDGLVFESTDLGFKVLIDQHYEGLLYGNETFKDIAVGDNVKAFIKKRRDDGKLDLQLTPIGRQKYEEGAEKILNLLKVKRFLPLHDKSSPEEIKKTLGMSKKHFKQSIGQLYKSRKIEIKPDGIALAG from the coding sequence ATGAAAGAACTTGGGAAGATTTCTACCCTTCCGATAACCCGCTTTACAGCAAATGGTGCATATTTAAATTTATCCAATGGGGAGGAAGTGTTATTGCCAAAGGGCTACCTTTTGGGAGATGAAAAAGAAGGGGAGGAAGTAGCGGTGTTTGTCTATACAGATAGTGAAGACCGTCCCGTGGCCATAACCGACAGACCGGTAGCCTTAGTGGATGAATTTGCCGTAATGGAGGTAAAAGAGGTCACCAAGTTTGGGGCTTTTATGGAGTGGGGACTGCCAAAGGACCTGTTTGTACCCATTTCAGAAATGGGCAAGCCTATGAGGCAGGGGGAGCAGCACTTGGTCATGATCTGTGTGGATTTCAAAACCAATCGCCTGATCGGTGTATCGAAGTACCAGGATTTTATGCTAAGTGATACGGCTGTTTTTGAAGAAGGACAAGAGGTAGATGGACTGGTATTTGAATCCACAGATCTGGGATTTAAGGTACTTATTGATCAGCATTACGAGGGATTGTTATATGGAAATGAAACCTTTAAGGATATAGCGGTAGGGGATAATGTAAAAGCCTTTATCAAAAAGCGTCGGGATGATGGGAAACTGGACTTACAACTTACCCCAATCGGTCGCCAGAAATATGAAGAAGGGGCAGAAAAAATCTTAAACCTTTTAAAAGTTAAGCGTTTTTTGCCCCTTCATGATAAATCATCCCCCGAAGAAATCAAAAAGACGTTAGGGATGAGTAAAAAGCACTTCAAACAATCCATTGGTCAACTATATAAAAGTAGGAAAATCGAAATTAAGCCGGATGGTATTGCATTAGCAGGTTAG
- a CDS encoding arsenate reductase family protein: protein MKMHPSELFFYYIPSHTIDKQARAYARSVSRYVNEINIEKEHITTTGWRTILDKLHLRAKDLLNRAHPQYQSHIAGKTWDDESWLHILVKHPYLLKAPIAIKRGKAVLCIKPSEIFKLN from the coding sequence ATGAAAATGCATCCAAGTGAATTGTTCTTCTATTATATTCCTTCGCACACTATAGACAAGCAAGCGAGGGCATATGCGCGATCGGTTTCTCGGTATGTCAATGAGATCAATATTGAGAAAGAGCACATCACCACGACAGGATGGAGAACTATCCTGGATAAGTTACACTTGCGGGCCAAGGACCTACTCAACCGGGCTCATCCGCAATACCAAAGTCACATTGCAGGTAAAACCTGGGATGACGAAAGCTGGCTGCACATATTGGTCAAACACCCTTACCTGCTCAAAGCTCCCATTGCCATCAAGCGGGGCAAAGCAGTGCTTTGTATAAAACCAAGCGAGATATTTAAGTTAAACTAA
- a CDS encoding DUF7255 family protein translates to MHQLKVQNLIKVLLENNVELEEDFRLDINKKLLDDKATSLQAELYACLGGLGKPILLERLRADFRIDRFLFIYDDAVHFNRYRLATLKASLYEVFTFSWVDSYKRLCRTFERECHKAGLHDRIWNGPPIAAKCFGESMEPGDLTGNGAAGWKLNAYNDAQYDLLTRLHGYKIIRIPMYENIMTGGSLKKIDQLLMNPKEENYNAILNWLQRKAV, encoded by the coding sequence GTGCACCAATTAAAAGTTCAAAACCTCATCAAAGTACTGCTGGAGAATAATGTCGAATTGGAAGAAGATTTCCGGTTGGATATCAATAAAAAGTTATTGGACGATAAAGCTACCAGTTTGCAGGCGGAACTTTACGCATGTTTGGGAGGTTTGGGGAAGCCCATTTTGCTGGAGCGGTTACGGGCTGATTTTAGAATTGACCGTTTTCTGTTTATCTATGATGATGCAGTGCATTTTAACCGCTATCGTTTGGCCACACTGAAGGCCTCATTGTATGAGGTGTTTACATTTTCATGGGTGGACAGTTATAAGCGGCTGTGCAGGACATTTGAGCGGGAGTGCCATAAGGCCGGCCTGCATGATCGAATATGGAATGGCCCGCCCATTGCAGCCAAGTGCTTTGGGGAATCCATGGAGCCAGGAGATCTTACGGGAAATGGCGCCGCAGGCTGGAAGCTAAACGCCTATAATGATGCCCAATATGATTTGCTCACGAGGCTGCACGGCTATAAAATTATCCGAATCCCCATGTACGAAAACATCATGACCGGTGGTAGCCTAAAAAAAATCGACCAACTCCTCATGAATCCAAAAGAGGAAAATTACAATGCTATCCTCAATTGGCTACAGCGAAAGGCTGTTTGA
- a CDS encoding DNA topoisomerase IV subunit B translates to MAEKNVQYTEDSIKSLDWKEHIRLRPGMYIGKLGDGSAQDDGIYVLVKEVLDNSIDEHMMGFGRTIDIKISEHKVEVRDYGRGIPLGKVVDCVSKINTGGKYDSGAFQKSVGLNGVGTKAVNALSQYFKVQSYRDGQTKVAEFEKGVLKEDRPVDKSSDRNGTKIVFSPDATVFKNYHFIPEYLENQIWNYAFLNSGLTINFNGKKYFSDKGLHDLLDRKVDDDSKRYPIIHLKGNDIEMALTHTNQYGEEYHSFVNGQYTTQGGTHLAAFREAIVKAVREFFKKDYDAADIRQSIAGAIAVRVQEPVFESQTKTKLGSHSVGPDGPTLRTFVNDFVKTELDNYLHKNTETANALLKRILQSERERKEISGIKKLANERAKKANLHNRKLRDCRVHYDDAKANEEKKNDTMLFITEGDSASGSITKSRDVQTQAVFSLRGKPLNCFGMTKKVVYENEEFNLLQHALNIEDGIDGLRYRKIVIATDADVDGMHIRLLIMTYFLQFFPELVKNGHLYILDTPLFRVRNKKETIYCYSEDEKRKAIAKLGNKPEITRFKGLGEISPDEFGGFIGEDIRLEPIILNKDTKIADLLTFFMGKNTPNRQSFIIDNLKVEKDIVEEKADDVKADTEETEAA, encoded by the coding sequence ATGGCAGAAAAAAACGTACAATATACCGAAGATAGTATCAAGTCACTCGACTGGAAAGAGCATATCCGGCTTCGTCCGGGGATGTATATCGGGAAGTTGGGAGATGGTAGTGCCCAGGATGATGGTATTTATGTGCTTGTGAAAGAGGTGCTAGACAATAGTATCGATGAGCATATGATGGGATTTGGGCGAACCATTGACATTAAGATCAGCGAGCACAAAGTAGAAGTAAGGGATTATGGTCGTGGCATTCCGCTGGGCAAAGTGGTGGATTGTGTTTCGAAAATCAATACCGGTGGCAAGTATGATTCCGGTGCCTTTCAAAAGTCCGTGGGACTAAACGGCGTGGGTACCAAAGCCGTGAATGCGCTCTCCCAATATTTCAAAGTACAATCCTATCGTGATGGACAGACCAAAGTGGCCGAATTCGAAAAAGGTGTGCTCAAGGAGGACAGGCCAGTGGACAAGAGTTCCGATAGAAACGGTACCAAAATCGTCTTCAGTCCAGATGCTACGGTTTTTAAGAATTACCATTTTATCCCGGAATATTTGGAAAACCAAATATGGAATTATGCTTTTTTGAACTCCGGGTTGACGATAAATTTCAACGGGAAAAAATACTTTTCCGATAAAGGCCTTCATGATCTATTGGACAGAAAAGTCGATGATGATAGCAAGCGGTACCCGATCATTCACCTCAAGGGCAATGATATCGAGATGGCCCTTACCCATACCAATCAGTATGGAGAGGAGTACCATTCCTTTGTAAATGGTCAATATACCACTCAGGGGGGGACGCACCTCGCTGCATTTAGGGAGGCGATTGTCAAGGCCGTAAGGGAGTTTTTCAAGAAAGATTACGATGCAGCGGATATCAGGCAGAGCATCGCCGGTGCCATAGCCGTTCGGGTGCAAGAACCCGTGTTTGAATCGCAGACCAAGACCAAGCTAGGCTCTCACAGTGTGGGGCCAGATGGGCCGACGTTGCGAACCTTTGTCAATGATTTTGTAAAGACAGAGCTGGACAATTACCTCCATAAAAATACCGAGACAGCCAATGCCCTGCTCAAACGTATCCTGCAATCGGAAAGGGAGCGAAAAGAAATCTCAGGTATTAAGAAGCTGGCCAATGAAAGGGCCAAGAAGGCCAACCTTCATAACCGAAAGCTGAGGGACTGTCGGGTACATTATGATGACGCCAAGGCCAACGAGGAGAAAAAAAACGATACGATGCTGTTTATTACAGAAGGGGATTCGGCTTCAGGTTCTATCACCAAATCCAGGGATGTACAGACTCAAGCCGTGTTTTCCCTCAGGGGAAAGCCGCTAAACTGCTTTGGGATGACCAAGAAGGTGGTGTATGAAAATGAAGAGTTTAACCTGCTGCAGCACGCGCTGAACATCGAAGATGGGATCGATGGCTTGCGGTACCGTAAGATCGTCATTGCCACCGATGCGGATGTGGACGGCATGCACATCAGGTTGTTGATCATGACTTATTTCCTGCAGTTTTTTCCTGAACTGGTGAAAAACGGCCATTTATACATCCTTGATACCCCACTCTTTAGGGTAAGAAATAAGAAGGAGACCATTTACTGTTATTCGGAGGACGAAAAGAGAAAAGCCATTGCCAAGCTGGGAAATAAACCAGAAATCACCCGATTTAAGGGGCTGGGGGAGATATCACCAGATGAGTTTGGTGGATTTATCGGTGAAGATATCCGCTTAGAACCGATTATCCTGAACAAGGATACCAAGATAGCAGACCTGCTGACTTTCTTTATGGGGAAAAACACGCCAAACAGGCAGAGTTTTATCATCGACAACTTAAAAGTAGAAAAAGACATAGTGGAGGAGAAAGCGGACGACGTCAAGGCCGATACCGAAGAGACAGAGGCAGCATGA
- a CDS encoding DNA topoisomerase IV yields the protein MNHRFAKAFHLITVLAFIVVFMYIYSGLPGMVGFELNEEGFAHGVMDKNMFFYIVIGIFLVLNILLVTPAKLIENGASPNIKRLFAKGDPFRDQMLTWIYSFVGIINVSIIVVVMYIFQLNGIMEETGRPSGFGLYILPVLFVIWTVILFILLTRKMKSVQSIK from the coding sequence ATGAATCATAGATTTGCTAAAGCATTCCACTTAATTACAGTATTGGCTTTTATTGTTGTTTTCATGTACATCTATTCAGGGCTGCCCGGGATGGTAGGTTTTGAACTGAACGAGGAAGGGTTTGCTCATGGAGTGATGGATAAGAACATGTTTTTCTATATTGTTATAGGGATTTTTTTAGTGTTGAATATCTTGCTGGTGACCCCCGCAAAACTCATAGAGAATGGTGCTAGCCCTAATATAAAAAGGTTATTTGCCAAAGGCGATCCTTTTCGCGACCAGATGTTGACATGGATTTACTCTTTTGTAGGTATCATCAATGTTTCGATCATCGTCGTGGTGATGTACATATTCCAGTTGAATGGAATCATGGAAGAGACCGGCCGGCCATCGGGATTTGGATTATATATTTTGCCTGTTTTATTTGTAATCTGGACCGTCATTTTATTTATATTGTTGACCCGAAAAATGAAGAGTGTCCAGTCCATCAAATAA
- a CDS encoding YkgJ family cysteine cluster protein: protein MDLENFRQKSLSDYSYHKKLRTRLRKVKPKVLDEKFATAHEEQFEKIDCLECANCCKTTSPIFLQIDIDRLAKKLRMKSSEFIDTYLHRDEEGDFVLNSSPCPFLGNDNKCFVYESRPKACREYPHTNRKNMHGILGLSLKNTLVCPAVHEIFQDFSKEFRK, encoded by the coding sequence ATGGACCTAGAAAATTTCAGACAAAAATCCCTTTCAGATTATAGCTATCATAAAAAGCTCCGGACGCGATTGCGAAAAGTCAAGCCTAAAGTGCTCGATGAGAAGTTTGCAACAGCGCATGAAGAACAGTTTGAAAAGATCGATTGCTTGGAGTGTGCCAATTGTTGTAAGACCACCAGTCCTATTTTCCTGCAAATTGATATCGATCGATTGGCAAAGAAGCTGCGGATGAAATCCTCTGAATTTATCGACACCTACTTACACCGGGATGAGGAGGGAGATTTTGTGTTGAATAGTTCTCCATGTCCATTTTTGGGTAATGACAATAAGTGTTTTGTGTATGAATCACGGCCCAAGGCATGCCGGGAATATCCCCATACCAACCGAAAAAACATGCACGGAATTTTAGGTTTGAGCCTAAAAAATACCTTGGTCTGTCCTGCCGTTCATGAAATCTTTCAAGACTTTTCAAAAGAATTTAGGAAGTAA
- a CDS encoding Hpt domain-containing protein, giving the protein MYELINKDVIFQFLGDDPELIRPMLEMMLNNSLTDLEDLDSLYQQGKYEEVRIKVHKGKSMMGYVGASSTKKMLQEIEKDVPNAYPRNINALKADIEILKNEISDFLKEI; this is encoded by the coding sequence ATGTACGAACTTATCAATAAGGATGTTATTTTTCAGTTTTTAGGAGATGATCCTGAACTTATTCGCCCTATGTTGGAAATGATGCTGAATAACAGCCTCACTGATCTGGAGGACCTTGACAGCCTCTATCAGCAGGGAAAGTATGAAGAAGTGCGGATAAAAGTGCACAAAGGAAAATCAATGATGGGCTATGTCGGGGCTTCTTCTACAAAAAAAATGCTACAGGAAATCGAAAAGGATGTCCCTAATGCCTATCCAAGGAACATTAATGCACTGAAAGCAGACATTGAAATTCTCAAAAATGAAATTTCTGATTTCTTGAAGGAAATTTAA
- a CDS encoding helix-turn-helix transcriptional regulator, with protein MKNSIKVERAKKNITQAELAKLAKVSRQTINAMELGKYVPSTVLALRLAQIFEVEISEIFKLEDSDWA; from the coding sequence ATGAAGAATAGTATTAAAGTTGAGCGAGCAAAAAAAAATATTACCCAAGCTGAATTGGCAAAATTGGCAAAAGTTAGCAGACAAACCATTAATGCGATGGAATTAGGTAAATATGTCCCGTCAACAGTTTTAGCATTGAGGTTAGCTCAAATTTTTGAGGTTGAAATAAGCGAAATTTTTAAATTGGAAGATTCAGATTGGGCTTAG